In Clarias gariepinus isolate MV-2021 ecotype Netherlands chromosome 9, CGAR_prim_01v2, whole genome shotgun sequence, a single window of DNA contains:
- the amigo1 gene encoding amphoterin-induced protein 1: MPSSMELFIKWAVCTFLVLIHMPGTDGSIVNYHKTCICASNIVSCSKMNLTTVPSDLPKYTAVLDLSYNDITRLRAEWTQYKLPKLHNLLLSHNGLHFISTEAFVYVKHLRYLDLSSNSIRQLDEYIFEQLEYLEVLLLYNNHISQIDRTAFTGLSKLQKLYLSQNQISRFPLELVKDKTRLEKLSLLDLSSNRIKVLPIQDLKDLPAWLKNGLYFHNNTLTCDCELYSLMAHWYLRRLNSAVDFKDDYTCILPGPDKKILRVFELNMHMNCSTYNESVEEAFLEQSLVLKCDTRHRDMSKTWMLPGNVAVKNQTDFVLTDGNLEISSVKLEDSGQYTCFAVSEYLNETLYVWVKVHNFTLNGNGETLNTAYTTLVGCLASVVLVLIYLYLTPCRCFCCPGQGKSKNNNEDSIHSSMLSATPTHEDLATKAEPNRHVAFIDPKDLQGQNGKVNRNGEEELEDEAKHGKGKRKKSVTDSISSVFSDTPIVV, from the coding sequence ATGCCATCCTCCATGGAACTGTTCATTAAGTGGGCTGTCTGCACTTTCCTGGTTCTTATCCATATGCCAGGAACTGATGGCTCGATAGTGAATTATCACAAAACATGCATATGTGCCAGTAACATTGTGAGCTGCTCCAAAATGAACTTAACTACCGTTCCATCTGACCTGCCCAAGTACACAGCAGTGCTCGATCTGAGCTATAATGACATCACCAGACTACGTGCAGAATGGACTCAATACAAACTCCCCAAACTCCACAACCTTTTACTGAGCCATAATGGCTTGCACTTTATCTCTACTGAAGCTTTTGTTTATGTTAAGCACTTGCGCTATTTGGACCTGTCGTCTAACAGTATCCGCCAACTGGATGAGTACATCTTTGAACAGCTAGAGTATCTAGAGGTGCTGCTGCTTTACAACAACCACATCTCCCAGATTGACCGCACTGCCTTCACAGGCCTCAGCAAACTACAGAAGCTCTACCTGAGCCAGAATCAGATTTCCCGCTTCCCTCTGGAGCTGGTTAAGGACAAGACACGACTGGAAAAGCTGAGCTTATTGGATTTGTCTTCCAATAGGATCAAAGTCCTTCCCATTCAAGACCTAAAGGACTTGCCAGCCTGGCTTAAGAATGGATTATATTTCCACAATAATACGCTCACCTGTGACTGTGAGCTGTACAGCTTGATGGCACACTGGTATCTGCGACGACTGAACTCAGCTGTGGACTTCAAAGATGACTACACCTGCATACTTCCAGGGCCCGATAAGAAAATCTTGCGTGTTTTTGAGTTAAACATGCATATGAACTGCAGCACATATAATGAATCTGTGGAAGAAGCCTTTTTGGAGCAGTCTCTAGTCCTTAAATGTGATACACGGCACCGGGACATGTCCAAGACCTGGATGTTACCTGGCAATGTAGCAGTAAAAAACCAGACTGATTTTGTTCTTACCGATGGCAACCTGGAGATCAGTTCAGTAAAACTCGAGGATTCTGGTCAGTACACCTGCTTTGCTGTAAGTGAGTACCTCAATGAAACCCTGTATGTGTGGGTGAAGGTGCATAACTTCACTCTCAATGGAAATGGGGAGACCCTCAATACAGCATACACAACTCTGGTAGGATGCTTGGCCAGTGTGGTCCTGGTGCTTATCTACCTGTACTTGACCCCTTGCCGGTGCTTCTGCTGTCCAGGGCAAGGGAAGTCCAAGAACAATAATGAGGATAGTATTCATTCATCCATGCTCAGCGCCACCCCAACACACGAGGATCTGGCAACCAAAGCAGAGCCCAACAGACATGTTGCCTTCATAGATCCAAAGGACCTGCAGGGCCAGAATGGGAAAGTGAATCGCAATGGAGAAGAGGAGCTGGAGGATGAGGCTAAGCAtggaaaaggaaagagaaagaaatcagTAACAGACTCTATTAGCTCAGTCTTCTCTGACACACCCATTGTGGTCTGA
- the sypl2b gene encoding synaptophysin-like protein 2b, with protein MESVGQQIMSGFRLDISPLKEPLGFIRLLEWVFVIFAFASTVDYSGNTSFNIQCHGTGPIHEINISFKYPFRLHAHSFDVPTCDGNKTGEMKTYYLSGDFSSSAQFFVAVGVLGFLYCTSILVVYVGYQHMYRESKHGPVFDLLITGIFTFLWLVASSAWGKGLTDVKLATSPAQLVSLINACRISENKCSPGALSAFGPLNSSVISGFLNIIIWAGNCWFIFKETHFHTQANPSATQQ; from the exons ATGGAGAGTGTTGGTCAG CAAATTATGTCAGGTTTCCGGTTAGATATCAGCCCTCTGAAAGAGCCTCTGGGATTTATACGACTCCTGGAATGG GTGTTTGTCATATTTGCATTTGCATCGACTGTTGATTATTCTGGCAACACAAGTTTCAATATCCAATGTCACGGGACTGGACCAATCCATGAGATCAATATCTCCTTTAAGTACCCTTTTAG ACTTCATGCACATAGCTTTGATGTGCCGACCTGCGACGGCAACAAAACAGGAGAAATGAAAACGTACTATCTGAGCGGAGACTTTTCATCCTCAGCTCAGTTCTTTGTTGCAGTTGGAGTGCTGGGCTTCCTGTACTGTACCAGCATACTTGTGGTGTATGTTGGGTACCAGCATATGTATCGCGAGTCAAAGCATGGCCCTGTTTTT GATCTGCTAATAACTGGAATCTTCACATTCTTGTGGCTGGTGGCTTCTTCTGCTTGGGGAAAAGGCCTGACTGATGTTAAATTGGCTACGAGTCCAGCACAACTTGTTTCTTTAATCAATGCTTGTAGGATCTCTGAAAACAAGTGTTCACCAGGTGCCCTTTCTGCCTTTGGCCCCCTCAACTCTTCAGTG ATTTCTGGATTTCTTAACATCATCATATGGGCAGGAAACTGCTGGTTCATCTTTAAGGAGACACACTTCCATACACAAGCCAACCCTTCAGCAACTCAGCAATAA